CTCCTACTTGGCCGCCTCCGACGACCCGCCGCGCGTCTTCACCGCCGCCGCCTACCGGCTGCACAGTGCCCACAAGGAGAACCACCTTGCCGAAAACCATCGCATGTATCGCGCCGGCGCCAAGGAGTGGACCCCGAATCAGCGCCAAGCGGTCGCCGCGTTCGCGAGAACCTTCAAGCCGCATTGGCAGCTGCCTGCGGGTCAGTTCAGCGACTGGCACTACATGGCCCTCACTCGACGGGATGGCCCGGAGATCTATCACTACGACAAGCCGGTGATCGTGCTCATGAACGCGAAGTGCTTCAGCGCCACCGACATCTTTCTGGCCGGCCTCGAGGGGATGAAGAACGTCATGCTCCTGGGGACTCCCAGCAGCGGCGGCAGCGCCTACGGTCAGGAGATTCTGCTGGGCTCGACGAGTCTTCGGCTCCGCATCGGCTCCATGGCCTCCTTCCAAGCCGACGGTTCGTTGTTCGACGGGAAGGGCATCCTTCCCGATGTCGTCGTCGAGCCGGTTCCGGAGTACTACATCGGCGGCCGCGACCTGGCGCTGGAGGAAGCGGTGCGGCGCATCAAGAAGAGGTAAACACACCGGGGGGTCTGGCTGGCGCGAGGCACGCCTCCCCGCCAGCGGCGTGGATGCGTTCCCCTCGGTTCTTGCTGAACTCGTGTGGGTCTTCACTTGACCAGCCGTGGCGTGGGCGCATATGATTCTACGTTCGTTGCAACTTGATTGGATCGGTCTCAGGATCCGGGAGTACATCGTGAATCGCCAGAGCCGAACCTTCGTGCTGGTGAGCCTCCTGCTCGCCCTCTCCGGCTGTATGCAGCAAGAGACTCCGACCTCGCCACCGACACCGAGCTCCGACTCCGCCTCGGACATCTCCGGTGTCATCTCCGCGCCCACGTCGCAACTGGTGAACGGATATCAGGTCACTTTCGACGGGCGCTCGCTCGTCAACCGTAAGACGACCTTCGCCTACATCGTGACAGGCACGGGGGCGGGGTCGACTCTCGACCGCTTCGTCATCCAGATTCCCCCTTGCGCCGTCGGCTTGCTGGGTTCCACCCCGCCCGGCGGTCACCTGGGCGTGGACCCGAGCAGCGGCCTCTTCGGCCTGAAGTGGGACTTGCCGCTCGGCGCCAGCGAAACCCGCCGCTACACCATCACCTTCTCCGGCGACATGCCTCTGGGCGCCGTGCAAGTCGCCGTGCGGAGCGGCGGCACCAGCAACACCGGGCTCCTTCCTGGCCCCTGCCAAGGAGCCTTCGTGATTTCCGGCACGGTCTTCATCGATAACGATGCGAGCGGCACGCAAAACCCCGCGACCGAGCCCGGAATCGGGTCGGTGACCGTCCAGATCGGGACGAGCACCACGGTGACCGACGCGGCGGGCCATTACCAGTTCACCCTCAACTCCGGCACCTACTCCGTGGGCGTCCCGGTATCGACGGCCGCGGTCGATTTCAACGAGCAGCTGGCGGCGTTCTTCGCTGCCACCGGACCCACGACGCAGAACGTCACCATCGGCCCGAACGCCACGAACATCGCCTTCGGCTACAAGCCGCAGGCAGACGTGATCGTGTCTGCCATCACCAGCGGCGCGCTGCCCACCACGGGACTGGACGAGATGTTCTGGGCCGATGTCCTGTACCAAGTGAAGAAGGGCGGTACGCGCGGCGGCTACGACGCGGCTGCGGTCCTCGGCTTCCTGAACCAGATCGAGGGCCAATTCCTCCCGATTCCTTATCAGTTCACCGACGGACAGGAGCTGCACGAAGCCTACGAGATCTTGACCGACTTCACCCACGCTTCCTTGCCCAAGCTCCTCATGGTGCTCCTCGCCACCGAGCTCAACGATGCCGCTGGCCGGGGGCTCACCACCCAGACACTGCTGCAGGACGTGTTGATCACCTGGGGCGAATCGCTGATTCTCTCCGCGCAGGAGGTCGCGAGCCTCAAGCAGCCGATCATCACGGGCTACCCGGGTTTGGAGACGGACATCCAGAGCGCTTTGAGGGTGTTCAACGGCCTCAACCAACGGGGTGGCGGCGACATCCCGGATTGAGTGCCCCGCGCGAAGGCCGGCGTCGTGGGGCCTTCGCCGCTCCTCTCTGGAATGCTGACGGCGCCGCGTCCTTGAAGGGGCGCGGCGCCGCTTTTCATGAGGCCTGGCCTCGCTATTCGAGGAGAACGATCTTGCGTGTTTCCGTTCCCTCTTCGGTGACCAGGCGCAGGGTGTAGACGCCGGAAGGCTGGCGTAGGCCGTGCCGATTGGTTCCGTCCCAGACGAGGCGCTGGCGTCCGGCGCCGTGCATGCCGCTCGCCAGCACGCGCACCTCCCGGCCACGCACGTCGTGCACCGTGAGGCGCACCTGCATGGGGCGCGGCAGCTGGAAGGCGATCGCCGCCATCGGGTTGAACGGGTTGGGAACGACCGGTTCGAGGCGGACGCGCAGCACGGGAATCTCCAGCACGTCCGTGGGGCCGGCGCAGTCCCAGAACACCGGCGGCTGGCTGCCGGTCCAAGCGGCGCGGAACGCCGTGTGGTCGTCGCAGTCCACGTCGAAGTCGTTGTCGAAGTCGCCGAGCTGACAGCCTTGGTTCTCAATATAGGGAAGACCG
This window of the Candidatus Krumholzibacteriia bacterium genome carries:
- a CDS encoding SdrD B-like domain-containing protein, which codes for MNRQSRTFVLVSLLLALSGCMQQETPTSPPTPSSDSASDISGVISAPTSQLVNGYQVTFDGRSLVNRKTTFAYIVTGTGAGSTLDRFVIQIPPCAVGLLGSTPPGGHLGVDPSSGLFGLKWDLPLGASETRRYTITFSGDMPLGAVQVAVRSGGTSNTGLLPGPCQGAFVISGTVFIDNDASGTQNPATEPGIGSVTVQIGTSTTVTDAAGHYQFTLNSGTYSVGVPVSTAAVDFNEQLAAFFAATGPTTQNVTIGPNATNIAFGYKPQADVIVSAITSGALPTTGLDEMFWADVLYQVKKGGTRGGYDAAAVLGFLNQIEGQFLPIPYQFTDGQELHEAYEILTDFTHASLPKLLMVLLATELNDAAGRGLTTQTLLQDVLITWGESLILSAQEVASLKQPIITGYPGLETDIQSALRVFNGLNQRGGGDIPD
- a CDS encoding S41 family peptidase — its product is FLLAIDGKPVDEWCAAAAELVVKGSPQYVRQRCLRQLREIDYWRGVMNLPKKDTVEIELASQDGKTRTTLTLPVAQSPLSYGVWPPGGSRRLDANVGYLRLPTMVESTSVAEIKLWMPRFRDTAGLVVDVRDNNGGDRDALLLLYSYLAASDDPPRVFTAAAYRLHSAHKENHLAENHRMYRAGAKEWTPNQRQAVAAFARTFKPHWQLPAGQFSDWHYMALTRRDGPEIYHYDKPVIVLMNAKCFSATDIFLAGLEGMKNVMLLGTPSSGGSAYGQEILLGSTSLRLRIGSMASFQADGSLFDGKGILPDVVVEPVPEYYIGGRDLALEEAVRRIKKR